CATAGCTCTTCTGGGTGATTTGCCGGGTCAGGGGTCAGTGCGGGTACGGGGTCAATTTCCCAGTTATCAACGCCGTTTCGGGATCGGGCAATACAGAAGTGAGATATGCCGCAGCGGTCCTCAACCCGGCAGAGAAGCAGTGTGGTTCCGTCAGGAAGCAGCACCGCGCCCGGGTTGAAAACTGAATTTACAGGATAAGGCCAGTCACGGGGCGCAAGAATGGGGTTGTTTGCCGCCCGCTGAAGCAGCGGTTGATGATCACCGTTCATCGGTTGTCGGTGGGGGACTGGGCGCTCCGGATTGTGAGCAGCGAGGCGATGAATGACAGAGTTGCCTCCGCGCCCTCATTACCATTGACGCCATCCGGGTGCAAGCCGTCATGACAGCCACCGGTAGTATAATCATAGACCGGCAGGCCGAGGTCATTTCGGCCCAGAAACCATTCAAATGCCCGGCGCATTTCTTCGCGCCAGCGCCGTTCATGAGTTACCAGATACGCCTGATAGCAGGCTTCAATCATGCAGTGGGCTTCAATCGGTTGCTGGTCAAACCGGGCGCGACTGCCCCCACGGCGCCAGCCGGTGTGGGCGATGGGAATGAAATGATTGTGCTCGGAGGTCTGGACCTGAATCAGCCATTCGAGCGATTTCAGCCCGGCATCGATGAGGTCCTGCCGGCCCAGCTCCCGGCCGGCGGCGATCAGCGCTTCACTGAGCCGGGCGTTTGCATAGGACAGGACCGGTTCAAACCAGCACCAGTCCGGTACGGTATTGGCAAGGTAGAGTTGAAACAGCCGTTCCGCAAGCAGTTCCCGGAAACGCCGGGCGTTGCTGTCGCCTGGAAAGCGCCGGCTGTAGGCGCTGATCCCGAGAATGGTATATGCCCAGGCACGCGGGCTGGTGAACAGCTCCACTGCCGGCAGGCCTGCAGCAAAGAGGTTCATCGCTAAAGCAAGCACCCCTTCCTCCGGTGCCAGATTAACCGCATGACCCAGCGCCCAGAGCGCCCGGCCATGACTGTCTTCAGACCCATACTCTTCAAGCCAGCGCCGATCATAGGCGAGAAAGTTGCGGAACCGGCCGTTCTGGCGGTTAAAGGCATAATCGACAAAGGCAAGATAGCGTCGGATGAGCCGGGAGAGCAGATGCTTATCTGATTCCAGTTCCCGGGCGCGCAGGGCGACGAGCAGTGCCCGGGCGTTGTCATCGGTGGTGTAGCCTTCACTCAGGTTGGGGACAGTGCGCCGGGCATGCTGGAGGATCCCGGTGTCATCGGTCAGGGTCAGGAGGTGATTCAGGTTCAGATCCGGCAGGTCAATGTCCAGCGGGTCGCTGGAGGCAGCAGGAGGATAGAGCACCGCCGGACCACGGCGGCGTTCTGATGATGCCCGCTGGAATGTATCCAGATAGGCGCGTGCCACCTCTTTCCAGACCATCCTGCGACCGAAGGCATAAGCCCGCTTGCGCATCGCATGCCGTTCGCTCTCCTGCTCAAACAGCTGGATGATGGTGTTGGCAAGTGCGCTGCTGTCCCGGAAGGGAACAAGTCTGCCCCGCTCTTCAGC
This is a stretch of genomic DNA from candidate division WOR-3 bacterium. It encodes these proteins:
- a CDS encoding glycosyltransferase family 4 protein, with the translated sequence MLGKYTFRKLAFIGTYVPRRCGIATFTADLVEAIAAEAPELDCLVAAINDIPEGYPYSERVRFEVAQNNQDYYRQLAEYLNMTRVDLTCLQHEYGIFGGPAGSYILTTLRRLRMPIVTTLHTVLAEPDEHQRQVLEEICRLSERLVVMSERAIRFLGEIYGVPVEKIDLIHHGIPDMPFVDPNYYKDLFGVEGRRVILTFGLLSPNKGIEYMIDALPEIVRRFPDVVYIVLGITHPNVRREQGEEYRLSLQRRARELEVDRHVIFHNRYVTLEELCRFLGAADIYVTPYLNPQQIVSGTLAYSLGVGKAVVSTPYWYAEELLAEERGRLVPFRDSSALANTIIQLFEQESERHAMRKRAYAFGRRMVWKEVARAYLDTFQRASSERRRGPAVLYPPAASSDPLDIDLPDLNLNHLLTLTDDTGILQHARRTVPNLSEGYTTDDNARALLVALRARELESDKHLLSRLIRRYLAFVDYAFNRQNGRFRNFLAYDRRWLEEYGSEDSHGRALWALGHAVNLAPEEGVLALAMNLFAAGLPAVELFTSPRAWAYTILGISAYSRRFPGDSNARRFRELLAERLFQLYLANTVPDWCWFEPVLSYANARLSEALIAAGRELGRQDLIDAGLKSLEWLIQVQTSEHNHFIPIAHTGWRRGGSRARFDQQPIEAHCMIEACYQAYLVTHERRWREEMRRAFEWFLGRNDLGLPVYDYTTGGCHDGLHPDGVNGNEGAEATLSFIASLLTIRSAQSPTDNR